Genomic window (Candidatus Microthrix parvicella Bio17-1):
GGCCCCCGCCGAGGGATGTCCGGTCCGACGCCCAACAGCACGGTGGGCAAGGGAAGGTGCGGTAGCACCGATTGGTCGAGGTTGATCCACGCTCGGCCGTTGAGCCCCGGCCCGATGACCGCCAGGGCGCCCACCGTCCCCGCAGCCCAGGGCACCAGACGATCGATGGATTGCACACGCACGGGTCGGGACCGTACTCACATCTCGGCAGTTGGCTAGGTTGGCGCCCCGGTGACCCCCCCAGCGAAGGTGACGAACCGAGCCCCCTCCGCCAGCACGCTCAGCGTGCTACGACGCTTTTTTGCCGAGCGTGGCGACCCGGAACCGTTCTACGACGACCTTGCCCGGCGGGCACTCGACAGGTTTCCGGTGCCCGTCGAGGGCCGACGTATCGCCGACGTGGCCTGTGGCACCGGGCAATTCACCGCCGCCCTGACCGAACGCGGCGCGCGTTGCGTGGCGATCGATCTGGACCGCGCCGACATTGCAGGCGCCCGCGCCCGGGGCCTTGACGCTGTCTGGACCGACGCCCGTTGGCTGCCGCTGGCGGACGCCTCGATGGATGGGGTGGTGTGCTCCAATCTGCTGGAACATACCCCCGACCCCGGTTCGGCCCTGGCCGAGATCGCGCGTGTGCTGGCACCTGGCGGCTGGGCCTGGGTGAGCTGGACCCTGTGGTGGTCACCGTGGGGAGGCCATGCCATCGCACCGTTCCACCTTTTGGGCCCCCGGATCGGAGCGCGGGTTCGGCATCGCCTGCTCGGTCCGCCCACCGGCAAGAACCTTCCGTTCGAACGCCTCTGGCCCACTCATGCAGGGTCGATCCTGCGAATCGTCGACGAGCTCGATCAGCTGCAGCTCGACGACTGCTACCCCCGCTACTGGCCCTCGCAACGATGGTTGATGCGAGTGCCGGTGCTGCGCGAGGTTGCCGGCTGGAATGCAGTGCTGGTGTTGCGCCGCACGGCCGACGAGTGATGCTCCGAGCGATCAACAAACCCGACAGCCCGCTCCGCCGGGCGGCCGCCGCGATGCCGCTGTTGGCGTGGGTGGCACTCGGCACGTTCGTGCTGGCCCTGGCGGCTGCCGCTGCCAGCTCAACCGGCCGGTACGTCGCCGATGCCCGCTTCGAGATCTACTGGGGCACGGGGCGTTACCTGCGCAGCCAGCTGTCGTTGTGGGACGGCGTCCGCAATCTGGGCCGCCCCAACCCGTACTTCAGCCCGGTGGTCGGCGTGTTCGTCGGGGCGCTCCGCTTGATCGGCCTCTCGCCCGCGTGGGCCGAACGGGTGCTGCACGCTGCCATGATCTCGCTGGGGGCCACCGGGGCGGCGGCGGTGATGGCCCAGCGTCGGCCAAAGGACCGCACGGCCGTCGTGCTCACCGCGTTGGTGTTCGGCTTCAACCCCATCGTCGCCGAGTTCCTGGTGCCCTCAGGCATCTTCTTCCACTACGCACTCGCACCTTGGCTGGTCTGGTGCGTGCAGGGTGCCGTGGCCGCTCCGGGCCGCACGGCACCATGGAAATGGCCGGCCCGCACCGCGTTGGTGATCTTCGCCATGGGCGCCATCAACTCGGCCAGCCTGCTCTACGCATTCGGTCCCGCCGTGGTCGTGGCGGCGGGCCTGGTGTTGGTCGAGGCTCGCGGCCGACCGGATCGCCATGCCCGACTTCGGTCGCTTTGGGGGTACGCGTGGCGGGCCGCCGTGCTCGGTCTGGCCAGCGCCGCCGCCGCCCTCGTCGTGTTGGCGGTGAACGGTCCGGTGGTGCAGGCCAACCTGAGCGTCACCGAACTGCCCCAGACGGTGAGCGCACACAGCAGCTGGGCAGAATCGCTGCGGGGCCTGGGCTATTGGCTGACGTACTTCGGTGGCGGAGGCACCACCCGCCCCCACCCGTCACCGTTCGTCATCAACCAGTTCGCAGCCGCGCTGAGCCTGCTCCTCCCACTCGTGGCGCTGATCACGCTGGTGCGGACCAAGTGGCGCCCCGCCCGCACCTTCGGTTGGTTGTTGGTCCTCGCCATGGTGGCCATGGTTGGGCTGTACCCGGTCGACGGTGACTACCCGGTCGGCAAGGCGATGTCGTGGCTGTTCGACAACGTCGCCACCACCCGGTCGCTGCGCAACGGCTACAAGGCCGGCGCAGGTTGGGCGTTGGCCATTGCCGTGTTGGTGGGCATCGGCGTTTCCGATGCCGGCTCATCGTGGCTGAGGCGACGCGCCGGACGCCCCGGCGCCGCGCGGCGCTCCGACAACGCGCGCTTCAACGCCCGCCACCTCCTGAGCGCTGGTGCCGCCGCAATCGTTTTGGTGGCCGCCGTGCCCTTCTGGAGCGCCAACCTGTATCCAGAGGCCGAGACCACCGCCGGAGTTCCCCAGTATTGGAAGACCGCCGCCGCCTACCTGAACGACCTGCCGAACGACGGTCGGGTGCTGATCCTCCCCGGGGCCAA
Coding sequences:
- a CDS encoding class I SAM-dependent methyltransferase, which translates into the protein MTPPAKVTNRAPSASTLSVLRRFFAERGDPEPFYDDLARRALDRFPVPVEGRRIADVACGTGQFTAALTERGARCVAIDLDRADIAGARARGLDAVWTDARWLPLADASMDGVVCSNLLEHTPDPGSALAEIARVLAPGGWAWVSWTLWWSPWGGHAIAPFHLLGPRIGARVRHRLLGPPTGKNLPFERLWPTHAGSILRIVDELDQLQLDDCYPRYWPSQRWLMRVPVLREVAGWNAVLVLRRTADE